The Stenotrophomonas maltophilia genome includes a region encoding these proteins:
- the mtgA gene encoding monofunctional biosynthetic peptidoglycan transglycosylase → MGAGGEQHKVEAVVEGPRRRRWRWKRLLWLPVLLAAFSCLQVLVLRFIDPPVSMVMLWRYGEALGEADWSYRLHYQWRDLDQMAPSLPISLVAAEDQRFPDHNGFDLQAIEKARDHNAKGGRLRGASTISQQVAKNLFLWQGRSWIRKGLEVWYTVLIEALWPKKRILEMYANIAEFGDGVYGAQAAAQKFWGKDAARLSPADSARLAAVLPAPRRYNAAKPGPYVQRRAAWIQRQARQLGGAAYLSEE, encoded by the coding sequence ATGGGGGCAGGGGGAGAGCAGCACAAGGTGGAAGCTGTCGTAGAAGGCCCACGCCGCAGGCGCTGGCGCTGGAAACGGCTGCTGTGGCTGCCGGTGCTGCTGGCTGCTTTCAGCTGCCTGCAGGTCCTGGTGCTGCGGTTCATCGACCCGCCGGTGTCCATGGTGATGCTGTGGCGCTATGGCGAGGCGCTGGGCGAGGCCGATTGGTCCTATCGCCTGCATTACCAGTGGCGCGACCTTGACCAGATGGCGCCGAGCCTGCCGATTTCGCTGGTGGCCGCTGAGGACCAGCGTTTCCCCGACCACAACGGCTTCGACCTGCAGGCGATCGAGAAGGCCCGCGACCACAATGCCAAGGGCGGGCGACTGCGTGGCGCCAGCACGATCAGCCAGCAGGTGGCCAAGAACCTGTTCCTCTGGCAGGGCCGCAGCTGGATCCGCAAGGGGCTGGAGGTCTGGTACACCGTGCTGATCGAAGCGCTGTGGCCAAAGAAGCGCATCCTGGAGATGTACGCCAACATCGCCGAGTTTGGTGATGGCGTGTACGGAGCTCAGGCGGCGGCGCAGAAGTTCTGGGGCAAGGACGCGGCCAGGTTGAGCCCGGCCGATAGCGCGCGGTTGGCGGCGGTGCTGCCGGCACCGCGGCGCTACAACGCCGCAAAGCCAGGGCCGTACGTGCAGCGGCGCGCCGCCTGGATCCAGCGCCAGGCACGGCAGCTGGGCGGGGCCGCGTACCTTTCGGAAGAGTGA
- a CDS encoding Hsp33 family molecular chaperone HslO encodes MTANSDSLIRFLLPDAGVRGVHVHLQATWQEILSHAEYPDTAAELLGEACVASALFTGHTKIDGRLSIQLRSSTALRTLFAECTAAGTLRGIAQLSEGGDAPRDLSSLGDDAILAITIENPGLDPREPQRYQSLVGLTAPELDEAFEDYFRQSEQLPTRLLLAADRNGAAGLLLQKLPGDEGDEDGWARASALFETLGKAELLATPAEQLLHRLFHEEKPALMGEKPLSFACSCSRERVAAMLQSLGEEEARAAAADTGAVEVRCEFCGREYHFPLTEFGILFHGAQGAVPAPERLQ; translated from the coding sequence ATGACCGCCAACTCCGATTCCCTGATCCGCTTCCTGCTCCCCGACGCCGGCGTCCGCGGCGTCCACGTGCACCTGCAGGCCACCTGGCAGGAGATCCTGTCCCACGCCGAGTACCCGGATACCGCCGCCGAACTGCTCGGCGAGGCCTGCGTGGCCTCGGCGCTGTTCACCGGCCATACCAAGATCGATGGACGCCTGTCGATCCAGCTGCGCAGCAGCACTGCCCTGCGCACCCTGTTCGCCGAATGCACCGCCGCCGGCACCCTGCGCGGCATCGCCCAGCTCAGCGAAGGCGGCGACGCGCCGCGCGACCTGTCCAGCCTGGGCGATGACGCGATCCTCGCCATCACCATCGAGAACCCCGGCCTGGACCCGCGTGAACCACAGCGCTACCAGAGCCTGGTCGGACTGACCGCGCCGGAACTGGACGAGGCCTTCGAGGACTACTTCCGCCAGTCCGAGCAGCTGCCGACCCGCCTGCTGCTGGCGGCCGACCGCAATGGTGCCGCCGGCCTGCTGCTGCAGAAGCTGCCGGGCGACGAGGGCGACGAGGACGGCTGGGCGCGCGCCAGCGCCCTGTTCGAGACCCTTGGCAAGGCTGAACTGCTGGCCACCCCGGCCGAGCAGCTGCTGCACCGCCTGTTCCACGAGGAGAAGCCGGCGCTGATGGGCGAAAAGCCGCTGTCCTTTGCCTGCTCCTGTTCCCGCGAGCGGGTGGCGGCGATGCTGCAGTCGCTGGGTGAGGAGGAGGCCCGTGCAGCGGCTGCAGACACCGGCGCCGTCGAGGTCCGTTGCGAATTCTGCGGGCGTGAGTATCACTTTCCATTGACGGAGTTCGGCATACTGTTCCACGGCGCCCAGGGGGCTGTACCGGCGCCTGAACGGCTTCAATGA
- a CDS encoding XOO1806 family protein — translation MIALGAITGVHAQSKDTRTVLPVWNKGSGKVEALLYLEPTGEQAAGARWHFGRNSLDAAFGLSSGDSLGLLCSSSGTSMSGLASHCMLASLGDEDDLNSRRFTGTAALNRGSSRLGITAGTGRETLPAWLAGPNKTPSLRAEQNDLTVFAQKNIGREGFVSIAGTYAKARLVPLADASPAIADRWDSKSLSIGAGYGNFTGSIIGRVIDVPGKPGKWEGLGIGLTWRTPWSGQLTVGAENVISRGKNPFSPRNESNDDGTVPYVRYEQDL, via the coding sequence ATGATCGCCCTTGGCGCGATCACGGGCGTGCATGCGCAGAGCAAGGACACCCGCACCGTGCTGCCGGTATGGAACAAGGGCAGCGGCAAGGTCGAGGCCCTGCTGTACCTGGAGCCGACCGGTGAGCAGGCGGCCGGGGCGCGTTGGCATTTCGGCCGCAACTCGCTGGATGCGGCCTTTGGCCTGTCCTCCGGCGATTCGCTGGGCCTGCTCTGCAGCAGCAGCGGGACCAGCATGAGCGGCCTGGCCAGCCACTGCATGCTGGCCAGCCTCGGCGACGAGGACGACCTCAACAGCCGGCGTTTCACCGGCACCGCCGCATTGAACCGTGGCAGCAGCCGCCTCGGCATCACCGCCGGCACCGGCCGTGAAACCCTGCCGGCATGGCTGGCAGGCCCGAACAAGACCCCTTCGCTGCGCGCCGAGCAGAATGACCTGACCGTGTTCGCGCAGAAGAACATCGGCCGCGAAGGCTTCGTGTCCATCGCCGGCACCTACGCCAAGGCCCGCCTGGTACCGCTGGCCGACGCCTCGCCGGCCATTGCCGACCGCTGGGACAGCAAGAGCCTGAGCATCGGCGCCGGCTACGGCAATTTCACCGGCAGCATCATCGGCCGCGTCATCGACGTGCCCGGCAAGCCCGGCAAGTGGGAAGGCCTGGGTATCGGCCTGACCTGGCGCACGCCATGGTCCGGCCAGCTCACCGTGGGCGCCGAGAACGTGATCAGCCGCGGCAAGAATCCGTTCTCGCCACGCAACGAAAGCAACGACGACGGCACCGTGCCGTACGTGCGCTACGAGCAGGACCTGTAG